The DNA sequence AGGCCACGCTGGTTGACGATTTCTACCGTCTCGCGAAGTTCCCCCATTCGCTTCAGGCCTCCTGCCCCAGAAATTCGGAAGCAACCGTGATGTAGTTACGCCCCGCCTCACGCGCGGCGGCAACCGCGCCGACCACGTCCATCGTCTTGCGCGCACCGGCCAGGCGGATGAGCATCGGCAGGTTGATCCCGGCGATCACTTCGACTTCGCCCGCGCGCAGCAGCGAGATGGCAAGGTTGGAAGGGGTGCCGCCGAACAGGTCGGTGAGGATGATCACCCCGCTGCCGGAATCGACCTTGCGGACGGCAT is a window from the Novosphingobium sp. TH158 genome containing:
- a CDS encoding PTS sugar transporter subunit IIA — translated: MIGLILVTHGALAVEFVYAMEHVVGRQEAVATICIAPNDDMEKRRKDIADAVRKVDSGSGVIILTDLFGGTPSNLAISLLRAGEVEVIAGINLPMLIRLAGARKTMDVVGAVAAAREAGRNYITVASEFLGQEA